The Paralichthys olivaceus isolate ysfri-2021 chromosome 9, ASM2471397v2, whole genome shotgun sequence genome contains a region encoding:
- the spata4 gene encoding LOW QUALITY PROTEIN: spermatogenesis-associated protein 4 (The sequence of the model RefSeq protein was modified relative to this genomic sequence to represent the inferred CDS: inserted 1 base in 1 codon; deleted 1 base in 1 codon): MSYAQCPKPRGVTREVVKWLQSLDLTFNPKNTHRDFSSGYLVAELFSRYYPQHYPEHSFDEGTSLSAKQRNXSQIERSLQKQSLHLTKEVVDGTIHCKPGAAELLVQEVYALLTNRSLRNAEGPEFEFTDRGHQERLPTLVRSTASKAIKNNLRITDRQRSSSTGTWRAWLQRGLATLVSQPRERASFP; encoded by the exons ATGTCTTATGCTCAGTGTCCTAAACCTAGAGGAGTGACAAGAGAAGTGGTGAAGTGGCTGCAGAGCCTCGACCTGACA TTTAATCCGAAGAATACGCACAG GGATTTTTCCAGTGGTTACCTTGTGGCAGAGTTATTTTCTCGTTATTACCCCCAACACTACCCAGAGCATTCATTTGACGAAGGAACATCACTTTCTGCCAAGCAGAGGA TGAGCCAGATAGAGCGG TCTTTACAGAAGCAGAGTTTGCATTTGACAAAGGAGGTTGTGGATGGAACCATTCACTGTAAACCAGGAGCAGCTGAGCTCTTGGTGCAGGAGGTTTATGCTTTGTTAACTAACAGGAG TCTCAGGAATGCTGAGGGTCCAGAGTTTGAATTCACTGACCGAGGGCACCAGGAGCGGCTGCCCACGCTGGTCCGCTCCACGGCCTCTAAAGCAATCAAGAACAACCTGAGGATAACGGACAGGCAGAGGTCATCCTCCACAGGCACCTGGAGAGCATGGCTACAGAGAGGGCTCGCAACCCTGGTGAGTCAACCAAGGGAGAGAGCTTCATTTCCTTGA